Within Dreissena polymorpha isolate Duluth1 chromosome 13, UMN_Dpol_1.0, whole genome shotgun sequence, the genomic segment ATACTTTTCTGAGTTAGTGTTTTCGATGTGCATCTCTTATCGAATTACACCTTCCAGTTAGATCTGAGTACATAACATTGACTTGATCGTTATTACCGTAGCAAAACGCTGTACAGTTCTGTACGTGTCTTATTGTAAAGCATTCATCCTGGATGTCAGCGCAGCGTCGACAGAACTTGAAGGCCGCGTCACAATATTGGTCTGCACCATTCCTAAAATCGCCGAAAACGTAAATTAACATTGTGCTAACCCCCAGTTGTATCTACTTGGAGCAAGCTTTACAATTAAGCATCACGCTATTGAAATGCATTCACACAAATAAATACTTCGCATCATACACAAAACTCAAAAACATGATAGGCAGCGTGATAATTGAAAAGAGCAAATTAGCGTCAACATTCGAAGTTCCATTAAATGTATGTTGTATCATTAAAAACACATtcattgtttataatatttacGAGTTCTCAAAAGCGAACGATTTACGAGATTAGTTCTACCTTCAACTTTTTACCAAATCCTAATCACTTACTCATTGCAGATGTCCCCAAAGCAATAATGTGCTTCCGGTTTTGAACCGCGTAGTTCAACTCCTACTGCTAAAAAGAATAGTACCCAAAGGAAAAGCTTTCCTGCAAAATGAAACAAAGTAACTGCATGAATttagtttttttcccaattgggagcatattcaaaataaaatgatgtttcTATTTAATTTTAGCAGCATTTTACTGTGTTTGAAAACAGCTGTTATTTTCCTAACAAATCAACAACCTTCAATAAGAAGAACCAACAAACTTTTTTTAACACGTATTTAGTAATGTTTTCCTTGGTACGATGCAATTGTGCACTGCTGAATTAACTTTTTTAATTCGACAAATACTGATCAGCATTCCCTTTTCCACTAAATACatgcattttgtatattaaattttcGTCAAATTTGACCAAATTATCTTCATATTTTACCTGCATGGTTGAGTGCCGTTTCGTTAAACGTTATTCAAGTGTCAAGTATGGACAAACACTTGTTTATATTACAAGAAGAAACCATAAACCAATATAAACACTAAACTGTTTCCCTTAGTTACATAGCTTAATCAGCAACGATTTCGGATTAACAagatcaattatttattatttttgcctAGGTCAGGAGCGCGTGTTCCAACCACAACGGTAAACGGACATCTAGAACAGCCAAAGATGtatgtttatttaagtttatgaggtccttctgcGTATGCAGCTGCATTGTGTTTGCATCCGTAGTGTCCCCGCATTCCTATCGAATTAACTTTCAAGaatcacgaaagttgggacgaattatAATGATGAATGATAACTTTTGTTGTGGGTGGAAGCCGGAATACCAAGAGGAAAGTACCTAATAATAAAGCAATAATAAAACGCCAACAACCCACAACGAACTAAATtaatttttacataattacatgtCAATTAGCGTTATTTAAACTATGATCCGCTTCAAGATTCGTTTGAAACCGATCAAATATTAGCGCAATTTCCATTAAAATAATCAGCAAGAACAATAGGATCCAACTGACCCTTATCACAcctgtttaaattattaaatatgatgGTTTTTCGTCCGTAAGTATCTGTTAGTAACGTACATACCATCCAATAATCCAATACGCATTTTCACATGGATCCAATTCGATATGGAAATTTAAAGCTGGGAAGCCAAAATATTTTAATCTGGGATACCAGATTGTGAAGTTCTCAAATGGAAAGACCAGATTATTCAAACATTGTTTGGGATCCCAGTAGGTATTTATATTCAAAAGTCATCGGGGAAATAACTATTTAaatgggccgtccaacagattttggcatgtattcatGGTATTGAAGcatgccattaaatgctttatattgattaatttaaacatttgacctaaaaatctccagtaaaaaaaaacaagaatacaattttaaaaaaggaaaaaagtaaccctcaacagggctcgaaccactgaccccctggagtaaaaagtctcccacctgggccactcgaccatccatgctaaTGCTTAGAtcggatgtattttttaaatatatataagcaatcctcgtagtttcccaaaatataactacaacaacagaactttctaaattattcaattgtttcgcgtcgCACAACgtttcataattttcaggttttcaaatcgtcaaaagatgcatataatgaatttaagagcatggtaaatggtcagtattgctatttcctcaaaaatatcataacaaaaacgaaaatgtgcgaatccgaaacaactttttttttattttgtcaattttccaaaacgttggacggcccctttaaacgaTCTGCTCAGtaacatacaaaaaatatttatgctATATGATTTTCGATATTTGACACGGTTAATCATATATGCCTGTGTCACCTGTattcaaaattattcaaaatattgtacaggcattgaaaaataatttttcattattatgtttgtatgatttttttttaatttcaacaatGTACGGAGAATAATAATCCCTATTAGGTCAAGTTTATTTAGTTTAATAACTAATAATTATCGCACATATTTTTATACCTGGTCTTTATTAGCTATGTATGAAAATCATAATCTACCATCTAGTTTCACGCGCTTTGAATATTGTATATAAAACGACATGTAGCATTTAGTCCTTTCGGTGTGTGTGTTTATTGTTCAACATGCTTCAaaattgcaatttatataatataatcgaAAATCGCATATACCGGTAACTACTGAAAAATATATACCTCATATATCACACACGCCGGTAATTTCGTCTTGCGTAGGTTGTCGCTATGCTTCAGATTTCGCCCGCACGCAGTCGCCACACGGAGCAGTCTCTATACTACGTGGTTCTTTCTCGACAGCAGTTGAAGTCCTAAAATGCAGCACGAGAAATCGACATCCTGTTTGAAGAAAACCCCTGCCCGAAGACCTGCGTGTTTTGGTCAAGCAGAAACGTTTTACCGAGCACGCAAACGCCACACAAAGCCTCCGCTGAATCGACGGTTGCTGAGACCTTCCAACCAGATACTCCACGACTGCTGCGAGAGCGGATACAGCAGAAAGTGGCGGCACCCGTGCAGACCGGATCTAGATTAGTATAATCATAGTAGATCGTTTCGGGTAAACTTTGATTTGTAGAGGCGTCGTACAGACCGGATCTCAGATCTAGATTGGTTCAATACTTGATGTGGTATGTGATACTAATAGaccatgtacatttattttaatccTTATGTTTCGATTGTCGAAAAATTTTATAAGAGTAGCTTTAGTTTATAGCAACGCCGTAGAGGTAGGATGTATAATAGTGAAATGTCGTTTTAAAGTgggcttttcacagattttggcatgtattaaagtttgtcataaaatgcgtTAGATTGATATTATGTAAACATTATCTAAAAGGCtctagtaaaaatcaagaataaaattaaagaaagaaaaaaagtaaacctcaactgggctcgaaccactgccatggagtaaaagtctattgcttagaccattcggccattcgtgctcatacgATGAATGgtgttttttaaactttatataaacaatcctcgtaagGTCAAaaattttaacgacaacaactaaactctccaaattattaaatcgtttcgcgttgcaacgctttttaattttcagggttttaaatcgtcaaaatatgcatatattgatattttagagcattgtataattatgttgagtatcataactacaatgaaaatttgcgattctgaaacttttttttattttgtcattttaccaaaacgtgaaaaggtccctttaaggatATCAATGATATGCTATGCTTTGTGGAACTAGATAAGGCCATTAGTTAAGTAGTGCagatttaaataaatagttttaatataatatatcatataagtAACGCCATGTTCCACGGAGACATTCGTTAAGACCAGATCTTGTATTCAATTAGCgaaagtttattatatttttattttgagattTTATATGTAGTCTTTTATATTTTTGTGAATGTAAGTTATTAGAAAACGAGCACAGAATATTAGATTGTTCAACATGAGTTTGGGACACATTTACGTAGACAAAGCCACTGCTGTTTCGTGACAATAATTTACCAAATTCTGTTACTATTTATCACAAATTCTCAGGTATGAAACTCTGTGCAATGACctttcaatctccacgcagagttgtcgttccatgctctcacataaaatctctgccatcacaagaaaatccaaCCTGATTTGGTaggattgtatttttattttctaacagatttaacgcgatacaaaatgctcattttttgtgtcacaatatattccatgtgcaCTTCCAGCTACGATATCCGaatatttacgagcgaacgcgagattggcttgggcagcttcggaagcacgacgtagttctcatgaatatgCGGTTTCTTTGGTGGCGATGACAAACAGCCTTGTAATTTTACAGATAGCTTCCATAATTACCATATGTTATGGGCCGCTCCAATTAGTGATAATCGTTAATTTGTGACAAACTACATTCCCTTCTAATTTGCTACTAATTCGAATCCATTTATCATTTCCTGCATTATTAATCACTTGTTCACGTACTTATTTCAAATGTaatgttttaacattttcaacaaaaacataacaatatgagatgattaaccccccccccccccccactagaTTTATAACCTTAACATAAATGACACAGCCATCAGGCATATTACAACTTAAAGAATTATTTAGGCAGAACCAGATCCGCTATTTGCTGAGAATTTATGAAAAATCACCAGTACTAGTATTTTCATAGAAGAGTTTTCTCAGAGATCGCGAACGACATAGGTGCCCAAAAAGTTGTGcgataaaataaatttataatacatGTTCAAGTGAAGGAGTTTTGAAGGAAAAACGTCGAAAATTAGGAAACCATGGATGCAACTACAACGTTTGCTAGTAATGTTACCTTGATAAACGTTACAGAACAAGAGACGTTCAACGCGACGTCATCAAACTTTTCGGGTGGAGGTTTCCGCCGGTCGGTTTCTATGGGGACACGAGTTTGCTGCTCTGGAGGGTGATTCCGCCGATTCTTATTTCATTTGGAACGATCGGAAACGCTATGGCTATTGTCGTGCTGCTTCGTCAGAAGAAGATGACGTCAACGGCGGTGTTCCTGTTTGCTCTGGCGCTTTGAGATACGCTCATGTTGTTCAGCGCACTTCTGCCAGAGTGAGTGCGCTATACCTGAGGCGTTGACACCTGGTTGCTGAGTAACACCGGGTGTAAAATGAAAGTATACCGTACCTACTGCAGCATCCAACTCTCCTCGAGGCTTATCGTGGCTGTCACACTTCAGAGAACAGCTTGCGTGCTGTTCCCGCACAAAGTGAGACTGGGCTGTTCCCCACAAAACGCTGGGTTGATCATCGTCACCATTGTGCTAGCCGTGTTcggaattaatataataatactcGTGATGTCTGATGTGAATGGATACAAGGGCTTCAAGTGTTCTCCATCAACTTAGGATAACTATGACCTAAATGACTACGTTTACCAGTGGATCGACTTCACGTTAATTTTCGGCGCGCCGTTCCCGCTGCTACTCATGGGCAACGTCATCATCGTAGTGTAGCTCGCGCGCTCCCGTTCAAGACGTCAGCGGATGAACATTTCCGGTAAGGCGCGCGACACGCGTCCAGTGTCGATGCTCATGCATGATTTTCCTGTGCGTGCTGTTCTTCCTGACGATTACACCGCTGTCTGTCGGTATGGTGTACTCCCCCTACCAGAGAAAGAAGCTCCAGGCGCTCGCGTCAGTTGATCCTTACACGGCCTGGCACGACTTCCAGTACTTTCAGTTCCTTTACGATGTTGTCGTTTTGGTCAGCTACTTCAACGCCACCTTCAACTTTGCCATCTACGTGTTCAGCGTCTCGAAGTTCCGCACAGAACTGAGGAGCCTGCTTTGCTGTAGAGCAAAACAAGGCACCTGCCTTTTTGAAAGCTTTTTTCCTACGCTAAAAATATTCCGTAGATCTACATACATAATAGGGAAAAGTTGTTTCGATttcatgtcaaatataaatgattttgttaataaagtttaataatatttaacatgtttGTCACTTGCATGCGGTGTTTCGTGCACCCAACGTTTATGTTATAATTGGTTAATGTGACGCCAAACGATTTGCTGTTCAAAATATGGGCTAGATGGTTTGAAATAGTTTTGACATGTTTTCAATGCCAGAATTatagggaccgtcaaccacaaacgattAAAAAAGAAacgttctaaaataccgtattttgtttacgattattagtttatattgattaaaatataacgactggtatattacataactcgataaagttgttaagttttcatattttcagtatattcggtaataaaatgttACTGGGTACATGTACCAGGAACTATAAgttaacgcaagtagattgatcatcatcttcacgtggtaaacccaggaatgcaaattttgcatgcgtattgaattgtatatattttatatataaaatgatcaatctacttgcattatttattgtgtgtatatcgttatgtcacctattttcgcaatgtactttcgatttcacatcgcgaaattttattaccgaatatactgaaaatattaacttttttcaagtaacgtaatataccagtcgtgatattttaatcaatatatagagagaatatttgttggattcggtggattatcgattttaattcacgagactagtgatcatagaaaataatattgcgccacgagtgaaaatatatattttctatgatcacgagtttcaaagtttatatacattgttaaagagtttaattaaataatttcgatgcgataatgacgtcatttcgtcaaaaaatgacgtcatttcacagtaaacagtgtgttttatagataatttttactgttaatGTTCACTGTTGTAAATAGGTAatttatagaggatatttgttggtttcggtagcatatcgaatttaattcacgagtgatcatagaaatttatattttcacgagtggcgtagccacgagtgaaaatatttttttctatgatcacgagtgaattaaattcgatatgctaccgaaaccaacaaattttctttttattttatgcttatttttgtagttttgttaattttccgaatttgcctcattaagtttccccgtggggtgcctcaatttttagaacgcacaaagaacttactacacaagaaaatagttcacatctgtaaaaagtgtattactattaaaatcaatgttttattcaacatatatctttttcatactttatacattcaatattattacaaacaatagtttaatttaaattattatgaaattaatagtgttgcatatactggcgtagtaatttgtgtattcaactgatctcaaagttacgaaagtgctcgccatgttgaacaacacttttacgacttgctggattaataacacataactggattaaactaggaacgcaaacatatttcaacagtgtttttgtgATAAATGGTTTCGATATCAATCACTGTCACTCTCTGCAATAAGATGGATTTGCTTGTAGTGTCGCTGTACAGGGGAATCTGCGGTTACCGCCGGTGTACGGGATGGAGATTGCCTCTGGTGATTGACTACGTTCTGTGTCTGGGAAAGGCCCATGTAAGATTCagagttgtgaaaattaaatgttacattgccctggaaatgtgagttgacaaaaaatcctcgggccatcggaaaatcacttgatgcaggtgtggctgacgcagtggcagtggctgtgcggttgtgcttttcaactgactggtttgaatgagaaagtatttttgaaatattttttgactgttccttgttcaaactgttgtaattatttaagctgttaatatttctgtgccctgaaatctgtattatttgatgagcaggaacattctcgtcattcagcttctgaatcaagtgctttcttgcactgaaaaaagtttatttctatggtaaaaataaaatcaatattcaacggtacacatgacatattacataagatataagttgtaattgttttgtgtgctctttaaacacttcaataaatacatggtggtctgtcaagtactggatgtagtggaaccggaaagtagaggaatagtactagtcgagtacaggagattttatgaattaaaattttgaGTGTAGTAGCATGTAAATTGGCCAAACAACACCTATTTAATAAATGGGAGgtaagtgatttttattatatattttagtcttgttatgaaagtagtgtacataatatggggttttgacctgtatggggtgattcttggctcttgaataccagcatctgttttcatctcggtcattatgctgtatagcttgtttattcccatggcagacttcctgaaccagcattgctgtgtcttgttgccaggagttaagaagaaggggctgtcttctgtcatcatgtcaacagggcgtttgtcggcatatagcttgtagagatgcaccggatctctgtcaggttgttcgggaactgcatatgcccgtggcttgactttcctatgaatagttaaaatgtgtgttgcattaaatgttttgtttaaattaaatactattccaCCAAAAGTGATGTctactgtatattaataatacaaataagaattatattgtaaaaaaaggtctataaattcacttgtgataatagaaaatatatattttcaattgtggcttcgccactcgtaaaaataataatttctatgatcactcgtgaaataaaatcgatattctaccttaaccaacaaatatcctcaatgtttgtattatttttactaaagaaaaattccatttaaatattttataaacagtaccagtttttatataaataaaaaattatcaattcagatttgtgtacaaatatattaaagtaggaaaatcaccttatatccctaggattttcaccagtacgggtttttgtctgacgctcagtgtcgaaggtgatgaattcttcaccagtttcaaaatcgattccaaggctgacatcaccccagcatagggtgtgaatttccttgccggttctcatcccaaaatgggttgtacatataagccacagtgagtgtaatagagctattgggcttgattctcccagagttttagctgcgtacatagcttcaatatgttcatttgttaatgcctgggcttgatgcggtttatt encodes:
- the LOC127855762 gene encoding uncharacterized protein LOC127855762, with protein sequence MDELENNEINLLFSNIFDFDDFFNEMNEQDDDSASKSQEITSAAPTAGAATSAPHPLVTASTQEEKEQNPTSTPTRNFRSVSVDSFLLENENLNTKKKTDNDIRLFKTFLKSHKNEARNIENIPPHELNPLVCKFLLGVTKKDGSEYEPTSLRAFLSSIDRHLRHMNYKHSLINDPEFAKVREVLKSKQKALKKEGYGNKPHQAQALTNEHIEAMYAAKTLGESSPIALLHSLWLICTTHFGMRTGKEIHTLCWGDVSLGIDFETGEEFITFDTERQTKTRTGENPRDIRKVKPRAYAVPEQPDRDPVHLYKLYADKRPVDMMTEDSPFFLTPGNKTQQCWFRKSAMGINKLYSIMTEMKTDAGIQEPRITPYSARKHLIQKLNDENVPAHQIIQISGHRNINSLNNYNSLNKEQSKNISKILSHSNQSVEKHNRTATATASATPASSDFPMARGFFVNSHFQGNVTFNFHNSESYMGLSQTQNVVNHQRQSPSRTPAVTADSPVQRHYKQIHLIAESDSD